Below is a genomic region from Drosophila albomicans strain 15112-1751.03 chromosome 2R, ASM965048v2, whole genome shotgun sequence.
GACTTGTTTGGTTCTTGGCTGCCTtcctatattatttttttggcaaacaTGTGCTGAAAGTGAAACGCGATAAGCCAACAAACTAAAGTACTTGAGTGCACTTAGATGATTAAGTAATGAAGCGGTTTAGATCGGAGTCCGGTACAGCCAGATTATCAGTCAGAATTATGAATGGTAAGTCAAGGGTATGTGTCCGCTATTATTACCGTATTTGGTCATTTGGTTATTAAGTGAAAGCAAGAAAGAGACAAAACTTATAgtatctaaaatatactaaaaaattaattttattggcaTATTCAGACATtcgttaattaaaaaattttgaaataacatATGGTAtctataatataccaaaatttaattaaatttccaacTCTTTTTTACACTGTTACACTTTTTTTATGCctccaaaataaaaataaagattaaaaaaCTTACGgtatctaaaatataccgaaaattaAGCTTATTGTCGTATTTAGACacttgtttattaaataaaatactaaaataacatgtaatatcttaaatataccaaaattcaattaaatttgaaactcGATTTTACACTATTACACTTTTCTCAGTCctccaaaataataataaagactTAAACAACATATGGTatctacaaaatactaaaaattcaaatatatttaaagctcttctattaaaacttattttataatattaactaCTATTTATGCAAGGTCGATGTTTTGCCAATTTTGCCAATTGCCTCTCAAACCCATTGGAAAAAATACAACTGCAAGCATCGTCTGATTAGGAACGTTTTCAAGCAAACCTGATAAGAAATAATGTTATAAtgcatatacaaatattgagCAACATCGACTGTTTGAATTATTTCATGAGATTATTCAATCAAAATACTTTCCCTTTATTGCAAATTCTGCGActctatatacattttatttgccaagtATAATATGACatgtaaatattatacttaaacGAAACTTTAAATCGCATTTACTTGCCAAAAGTCTCCACTGATCTATCGAAATTGGGTCACATGCGAGTTTacatattgtaaattttatggCAGACGACGCGAAAGACAATCGTAGGGTGTTCCATTTTTACATCGCCTGTAttataacaacaaatcaacaggacaacaacaacagcgtcaaaaacaacaatgataCGTTATTGCGATTTTGCGCAACTCGAAAGAATTATGAGCAATTTTTTGTAAGGTTGCGCCTCtgacaaaagcagcagcaaaataaattaactttcCCTGCCACAGCTGGGTGGAGGTAAAAGAAATGGAATATTCGACTAAAGCATATCCTGTAGAGGGAACTTTAAgctttatgtttatttatatgagaatagaaaatacataaattgttgatatgatattattattcttttaatatCTTAACcagatttctttttatatatgtatctcTTATAAGAATTgtgtattaatatttcattaggaatatttttatagaaaataatccggctaagaattttaaaaaataataatagcataCCAACAATTTATCTTTGATTTCACAGCATTGcattaaaagtgtttttagtacacataaatgttatttatttgaagtatttCCTAACTTTTACAGATCTTGAGATACAACCTTGAAATCAAACTATTTATGGTACAACATAATACCCCTCCTGTTGCATTTCCGCTTTATAGGGTATTATTAAAGGAGATCAAATTaccacaacaaaatgaaattattacatATGGTATTAATAAATCGGCAGATAAAAGTCAAAGcagaaataccaaaatactgaAGCGAATATAAGCATATTCGTGAGCACAAACAAGCtgacaacactcacacacacaggtaCACTGCCTTACACACACGTATAGAGAAGACGCATGAggcgtttgctgctgttgttgatgctgcatTTGGCGGCTGCATGGCAACAAAGTCGTTCGCTGGAGAAGCGTGTTTGTCTCACAGCTCAAGACTAAAAGCATGgggtaaacaacaacaacaacaactacgtattttataagaaaataaagaaaaacagcaaaaacaaaaacaacaacgaaaaacaatACGGAACGCAGGCACAACATTTACACACACTTTACACCCCGCATGCGTCGACAGTGTCGTCACATTTATAGTTCGATTGCGCAAAAAGTAGGTCGTCGTGGCCAGACAGAGGCTGCCGCggcccacaacaacaacaacatcataaatagcaacaacaacaacaataaagcatatcatttaaatattttactctgtgtgtgtaagctTGTGTTAATTTTGTGCGTTCGCCTTGCGTTggtattgaaatatatacaatttgtatttattgttttgttcaattttcttttgtacACCCGGCAGACTTGGTATATACGGCATAATACTAGCATGAGTAATATGTAACGTATGCTTATTAAggtatatttgtgtgttatcgataacgTTATCGATTACTTCTTTGTCTGTTAAAGCTTTTTAAGAGTGACCATacattaaacttaaaatatattttaaattgaaattaataaatttaaatattcatgagcaagataaatttaattaaaatcaaaattgaatatgttcatatattacaaaattaactacaatttttaaatcaattctTCCACCCACAAAAACCCCAATTTAATATGTCATTCCATTTTGCCATGCCattaattatactaaaaagATTCCATtctgattttaaaatatgcgcACAGATGATTGATTGATGGGATTGCGAACTTTAAAGTCTCTGTCTATGCAGCGCGTTTGCCACATTTATTACACATGATAACACACATTAATGATTTGTTAATGGACTCAATAAATACTGCATTAAGTACAGACACTTCAACAAGTAGCTGCCCATAAAGAAAACATCATAAACAGAAAGTAAGGAATATCATAGACAGGCCCTTTTAACACAGGGGCCATTAACATTTTATCATGACTCTACTTAATGTGCGATGTCGTTATAAGATCGTGTATTATgacaatatataatttatagaaattctGATTTAACAATGAAAAGCATTTGTAAGCccgtcttgttgttgttgctcatatattttttaattgaaaacatgTCGAAAATGCAGCAGCCAATGGAATAATTCTTGTTAAACGAGGTTGTGATGTCTCGCAAGTAAATCATATGAGCGACAGGCAAGTTCAGAACGAGGTCGCTGCTAGTGATGACACAAAAGGAATCCTACGTGAGTATCGTGATAATGAGCACAGAataaacaacaagaataatCGTGAGAGATATTCATTGAGCACTAACATCGCATACAATAAGTTGTTATTGGAAAGTTCCGAAAAGAATTGCAGGTTGTAAAGAAACTCTAAACAATAGCCTCAGCTATACAAATTGAACAAATCTATTAAATACGCTAATTAGAATAAACATTCCGCTACTCAGCACAAGGTTATCagaaccaaacaaaaataaataataataataaatgtgtgtgcttttcatgaaaaacaaaacagctgatCACGTGACCATCTCTAGGCAACAGGCTATCTCAGTTTAATCCGAAAGACATGCACAATTATCATAAGCTGCCATAGCTGTCACCATTTTCCATAATGTAAACGGCAATCACACCCAACTTAATCTGTGTTTCCGAAAACCAGTTCGTGAAAAACTTGATCGGTTTTCTTAAAAATGCGACAAAAATTCAATCGATCGTAGTCACGTAGACCAAATGTAAAAGATGATTCgtatttaatgcaaatgttgcatatttttttttattttataaaattaacaaaatataatcataaacataagatttaatgtttttaatgataGCAAACACAATGTGCGTAGCCGTTACTCGAGAGGCGGGTCGCTGGCAAGCCCAAAGGGGggcagacaaacaaaacaaaataaaacgaaacgaaacgaaaaacacaaaaacaaaatacagaaTACAAActgataaaacaaaacaacaacaaaaactggtTATGCTACTGCTGTAAACGCAACAGGTTTTCTTTTCCttctttgtatttatttttttgtttttgtttttgtttttctttttgtttttgttgttggcatatttaaaaataaacgcaaaacGCATGAGAAGTGCGTAGCATGCAAGGAAGCTCAAAGTGCAGAAACCACAGAAGAATTCATTCAAgctaaaaatagaaaatacaaaataataaaaacaagggGCTGGTCCGTTAACATTCGCAATTCAAGGATATCTCGATAGGCAGCCACACAGCCATCAACAGGTGCGATAAGATTCATTTGAAATAGCAAAAGGCACTTGTCTAAAAATCAGAAAATAATTATGAGCTGCTCACTTACGATTATTTTCAGTCTCTTGGAttgagtttagtttttattattatgtatttctttCAGCTTTCAAGGTAAGGTCTCGGTCAACGCGTTCTCTTTTAGTGTCTGCCTTCGTCAAAGCTGTATAATTATCGCAAATGCAAAATCCAAGCGTGATTAATGATTACGATTGGATTTCTtaagtgtgtgcgtttgtgtgtgtattaaaaacttttttcttttgtttttgtgcctTACTGCTCTTTGCCCTTTTTTGTCTACTGAATCATCCACACGAGCCAATAAAAGactatatttcaattattacgaaaatcaaataaatagttaCACGATAAAGTTTTTTCCCCGCTCAAAGCAATGACGTTTAAGAAACCCAGTGAGTAAATATTTGAGAATAGATAATAGCAAGAGTCTCGTTGATATTAAGTAGACAAGCAGATAGGTCTTGTATTATAGGAGTAAACTATCAAGAAGTACGCAATAATCTTTTAATTAATGAGGGGCAATCATAAAGGATTATACATGAAAAGTATATACgattataaattgcaataatatgGAATTCCTTTAGCTTTAGGGAGTTAATTGATCGACTATATTACGGGTTGATTTCaacttgaatttaaaaacTCTTCATCAAATTGTTTTAAGAGAGCGTGAAAAAGAGTTTGGCAACCATTCTTACATATAGAGGTGTGGAATCCATAGTGGAAGCGATATGGAATATTCGCGTAAACTTCTAGAAGATTATAGatcaaaaacaaacatttagcTGTTTAATTACAAGCAGTTAGAATGTCTTAACGTCAGTTATCTACGATCcatcaaattgatttattaactAATATTGAAAAGATAATTTAGTTATATCAATAGAGTGAATTTAAACATTCTCTATCTAACTAACTCATTACTATAATAGAGCGTGAAAGCGAGTTAAACCTTggaataattataaattgctACTAGATATATTTCCTTAACTTCACTTATTTAATTGGTACTCAATGTGCTTGAATGCAAATTACTTTCCATCAAATTGACTAATTACCCAATAGCATCTGTTTGCGTTGAGGAGCGACAGAGGGATGCAGATTGTTTAGCAACCCTTTCGATACAGGGGTGAGGAATTCAGTATGGAATTCGAGTGGAATATTCATGTCAATTTGCCTCAACCctaatagaaaaaaatgcGCAGCTCGCGTCATAGAAGCAACAGTAGCGACAAACGACAAAAtcgacgctgacgctgacgctaACGAtgacaacgcagcagcagcagttgctgggctgaagaaaaaaaaaaaaaagaaagcaaaaacgCTTatgcaatagcaacaacgcCGCCTATCCGACAGATCACATGAGGAGGTCGCAGCACAGGAGTTATAGACTGATTTTGatcttatttttatagtttatcgTAGTTTGAGAGATGGGGAATAACTCACCTTCGTTTCTCCTTTGGTTTTCCACTGGCGGTCAAAGCAACAGCACCTGCAGCATtgcccgttgttgttgttttgttggtcgatgttgatgttgttgtcgtggccgcagcggcagcggcagcagcggttCGTTGCTTCTGAGCCTCTGCTGCCGCATCGATTGTATCAATTAACGAAACCATTTTCTTTCAAATGATAAAACCGCAGCAGCATTCAAATTGTATCGAGCTAACTGTTTCCGTTCCCTGTTTTCTTTCGTTCGCTAATCACTACAATAAtattcctgttgttgttgttgttgttgcagctgttatttttgttgttgttgtgttgctgagactcttttttgttgttgatatttagtattttcaaattgaactaTTCAAATGGGAATTACTTAGTAGATTTTCGAATTCTTTTGCGCACGTCTTTCGTATGCACACCAATACGTAACTGCGTATAAACCTAATTGTGtttgtatgcgtatgtgtgtgttttgtttgtgtgcgttgTATTTGGTTGTCAGTGTGTGCACCtcgaattttttatttttttttttttttgtagtggCCTGCACGGAAAACGAAACAGTTTTAACAAAACTGCTACTGGCGCGAAGATGAACTATTGATATtgagaatattaatatttacgcGCACTATTGTTATTGAGACGAAAGCAATTCGCACAACACTCACTACACTGGCGGCTGTTGGTTGTAATTGGACTTTCTATTTTGTTACTTGATGTATTTGTTGTAGAGCGCAGCGCGTTTCGAACTGCAAGCGATTGCCACAAGGTTAttgcttgtttttatttatgtatttgcgTTTAGCACTCGCACTGATTGCACTGGTTGCCCAATTTGCTATTGCACTTTGAAATTCTGCACAGatttgatattaaattcaCGTTTCAGCGTTTCGCATGTGAGATTTATTAGCACTTTAAGCATTTTACAATGCgtttaataacattttcgTCACGGTTTTCAtcacttttcttattttacttATGTGGTCGTCCGATATATTGTGGCGGTTGAGCGATAAGTAGCCGATAGCAGTGGCGATGTCAACATAAGTGTTTATATTGCCCGTATGTGCTCGTTCGATACATTGCGGTGGTGGGGCGATAAGTCACTGCTTGCAACACTGTTGCAGATGTTTCTGCTAGAGCGATACAGTGAATGCCAATTGGTAGAGGACTGTAAGCATGGCGCGCTGTTAActttcaaaacaaataaaaagcaagcaaataagttttttggttacatttatttaaacacattttactCGACTTTAGAAACAGTAGTATTGTTGgccacagcagccgcagctccagctccactCGACAGTTCATCCACATCTTTGACACTCCCACCATTGTTGTCGGCATTCATAACATCTCCAAGcgcatcgtcatcatcatccgcCCCATTGGCCTTGTTGTATACCGTCGGATACTGCTGGAAGCAGTCTTGCATTTGACGGAATGCCTCATAGCAATCGGAGCCTTTGGGCTCCGCTTCACTGTAATGGAAGCAAGAAAACGCCTCCCGAAAGTCAACACCGCAGGGTCCTGTGGCCATGCCACCCAAACAAGGGCAGCTCCAATTGATGTCTCCATTCTTGGAGATAAGGCCCTGTGGGGCCTCTGGAGGTGGCAACTCAATTTTGCTAGGTACCGCATGATCCTCTTTGGTGGCAAAGATCACCTTATCCTTGCCAAAGCTCTTGCAGAAAGAGAATGCCATTGTTTCTTAGTAGTAGCTTCTAGATTTCTTcacaattttcgttttcgccTTCTTTGATGAAGTCCAGCGGCGTCTTTGAGGTTTTGAGCACACGAAAGTGACACGGTACTTCCTGATATTGCCCAATTAATGTAATTGATGCCCGGGTGCGTTCGTAGAATTCTTCAGGTACTCGGAATACAACGCGTTGCTGCTCGGCGCTAAATTTGATGATTTCCAATGTTGTATCTCCACCAATTTGGCCAAAGAATCGCTCCAGTGAATTTTGCACGCAGCCACGAAAAAATACAGGTGTGAGTACAACAGAATCTAAATCACGAAATTTCCTAGTATTGCACaatgaaacaacaaaacgcaTTATTTACAAATCATTCTTCTGTCGTCATAAGGCAATGTTAACAGTTAACATtggtacaacaacaacgcacgTGCTAGTTTTAGCTAAACAATTTGGTTTGCTATACTTACAGTTGTACATCAAAGTAACGATGCCTGATCATACTTTTCCCCACCGACTTTGCTTGCTGACCGTTTGCTGTGGCGCGGCCGAAAATATGCTTTTTGTGTCAGAAATACGTTATAAATATGTAACCACCGGTAATaaggtttttattttatttatgtaattgcGGCTCAGAATTGATGTTTCGCTTGCACGTTCCGTTCTCTGCTTCTTACCTGCTTGCTTACACTCTGAACAGCTGTTAGGTTTCCTTTAAATTGTGAatgtcaaaaataatatttgcaacaatttgtagGAAAAAACGTTTGGATCTTTGgcaatgttatttttttatataatttatgcttGCATTAGTAAAGGATTCTGCTTAGATTACACGTTGTTATTTGAAACTCTGcttatttgaattatattatcACTTGCGCTTATATCAActgattataattaaattgtgaatggcaaaaaaagTGCTGGGAACATTTCACAACACAGCGCGCGTATTTTTCAAcgaaaattcaacaaattttaatggGATTTTGATCGAAACGTAAAAGTAGCATTGACGTAGtgcctataaaatataatatggaACAAAAACAACGCACAGCACAAAAGGCAGCACCAGTGGCCACCGGTTCCACAGCTGTTGTGagtgacgatgatgatgaggacgCTGGACCGCTGGATGTGATGAAACTACAGGCAAGTAGCTCAATGTTAATGCTTTagcatttgttttaatgttGTACATGTGACAGGGCAACAATATCAATCCGCGCGACATTAAGCTGCTGCAACAGGCGAGCCTACACACCGTTGAATCGGTGACTTACGCGACGCGTCGTCAACTGTTGAATATCAAAGGACTTGGCGAGTCCAAGGTGGATCATATTATGAAGGAGGCACAAAAGTTGGTACCGCTGAGCTTTACTAGCGCACGCACATTCCATCAAATGCGGTCCGAAGTGGTAATGCTCACAACCGGTTCCAAGGAGCTAGACAAGCTGCTGGGCGGCGGCATTGAGACAGGTTCAATCACCGAAATCTTTGGCGAGTTTCGTTGCGGTAAGACGCAGATTTGTCACACGCTCGCCGTGACATGTCAGCTGCCTATTAGTCAGAATGGTGGTGAGGGCAAAGCTTTGTATATTGACACAGAGGGCACTTTTCGCCCAGAGCGTTTATCCGCGATTGCACAACGCTATCACATGGAGGAGGCGGATGTGCTAGACAATGTGGCATGTGCGCGAGCGCATAACACGGATCAGCAGACGAAACTGGTGCAAATGGCCGCGGGTATGATGTTTGAATCGaggtaaatataaaaatttcagTACTCTATGAAAGGACAACTAAATTTATctcgcttctctctctcagATACGCCTTGATCATTGTGGATAGTGCCATGGCGTTGTATCGTTCGGAATATGTGGGACGAGGTGAGCTTGCTGCTCGCCAAAATCATTTGGGATTATTTCTGCGCATGCTGCAGCGGCTGGCGGATGAATTTGGCGTCGCTGTTGTCATCACCAATCAGGTGACCGCTCAGGTTGATGGCGGAGCTTCTATGTTTCAGGCGGATGCCAAGAAACCCATTGGTGGCCACATTATGGCGCATGCTTCAACGACGCGTCTCTATCTGCGCAAGGGCAAAGGAGATGCTCGCATCTGCAAGATATACGATTCGCCTTGTTTACCCGAATCTGAGGCCATGTTTGCCATCTTGCCCGAGGGCATTGGTGATGTGAAGGAGAATGATTGATTGAATGAGGACCCACAACTATATTAAGCTAtccttaattatattttattattattattattagtaaccataaataaagtttttatatttatatacatttgtcATTTGGTTGTCCGATTCGATCAATTTGTACCGTAGGACATTATTTTCCCACTTCTCATATAAATTAACTGCACAtattagaaaagaaaaaaattttaaatgtactatCTTAAACTGGGGTTCTATTTATAAAGCCATGACTTATCACACTTTATTTTCTTAAGAAGAATCTTGTACAGAAATTGtgtcatttaaatttctacaaataatggcaattaaaatatgttatttttttgattatataaGTTTTCATTGAACTTTCaccatacatttattttagtatgaTTGCAGTGTATTCACAAACACACGTGCATATTTAAATGCCTATACATGAgttctacatacatacatacatttgttaGACTTCTGTGCCAATTCCATTTGTTTCACAACACTAATGGACCCAGCTGATTCAGTTTGAAGTCTAcgattgtaaacaaaaaataaattccaaagttttctgcaaatgcaaaacgaaaacaatttgCGATCCATTATCATTGCAATATGATAAATGCGATCCATTGGAACTGAAAACCgaattaaatagaaaagtaGAGGACCATGACGATGTGGAAGCAATTATTGCGGAAGACCAAATGGAGGAAAGCCGGCCACTTGAACGTAACATAAACAGTACGAATGATGTCGACCCATTATCCATCAATATAAACGAAACATTGTTCCCCATAACGGATAAAATGCGGCGACGCATCAAGCTCATGAAGTCCCGCATGCTGTTACAAACGAAGCAATTAAAGCAGCGACGTCCGACGGTAGCGGAAGCCTCAAGTGAGTATCGAATTGAATGTTcccaaatgatttattttcatgAGGTATACCACAGCAATAGCTGTGATTGCAGTGTATGCACAGGCTCCATAGTACGGAGTCCATACAGacatacacccacacatacatataaataccCGTACGCTCGCATAATTTGCCAATTCCATACGTTTCATAGCACTACTAGCCCTATTTCCACTGTTTCATTCTCTGCTGCtagcaaatatatttgtttacaaaaaggaaaaaactcaaaaattgtttcaacTGGAAAACGCCGACTACAATGTGCAAAATGATGAATGTGATCCATTGGCAATGGAAACGGattcatttataataatagaataCGGGGACAATGGGGAAGCCAATAATGACGAAGAACCAAGTtgagaaaaaacaaacttgaacgcagcaacagcataaCAAGTGCTCTCGACTCCTTCATCCATCAATTTGAACGCACCGTTGTTTCCCATAACGGATAAGATGCGAATACGAATTAAGTAAATGAAGTACCGTATGATGGGCAAACTTAAGCTCTCGGTTGAACGGTTAAGGGAGCGACGACTGGTGAGCGAGGAAGCCAATCGTGATTGGCGTCGAAGAGCCATAGAAGCGGATGTTGGCGCAAAGAGGCGGCGTTGAAAAAAGTAAGAATAAAGAGAATGAAGAAGGCAAGAAAGCCACACGTCAGAGTAGCGTGAGCGGCGCATAGCGAGGAATCGTGAGAGGGACAGAATATATTCAGCAAAgaagtaaaaaattaaagtgcCCAACAGAGGGCGACACGTCTGGAGTACCAAGGAAGGAAAAGTAAACTTAAAACTGacatattattgtttttatttggttttaactaatttaagattacaatatttatatttaaaataaaacaactttaaatatGATGCAATAAAAACGAAGTAAACTCCGGAATTATAATTGATAAagataattttagtttttattaattgtttggttcaacaaaattttattgttggGTAACAAACTAATTATTCATCAATGGATGatggtattattataaatatcaacttataa
It encodes:
- the LOC117575297 gene encoding mitochondrial intermembrane space import and assembly protein 40-B, which codes for MAFSFCKSFGKDKVIFATKEDHAVPSKIELPPPEAPQGLISKNGDINWSCPCLGGMATGPCGVDFREAFSCFHYSEAEPKGSDCYEAFRQMQDCFQQYPTVYNKANGADDDDDALGDVMNADNNGGSVKDVDELSSGAGAAAAVANNTTVSKVE
- the LOC117575298 gene encoding ribonuclease P protein subunit p14-like, which encodes MIRHRYFDVQLKFRDLDSVVLTPVFFRGCVQNSLERFFGQIGGDTTLEIIKFSAEQQRVVFRVPEEFYERTRASITLIGQYQEVPCHFRVLKTSKTPLDFIKEGENENCEEI
- the LOC117575296 gene encoding DNA repair protein Rad51 homolog, with amino-acid sequence MEQKQRTAQKAAPVATGSTAVVSDDDDEDAGPLDVMKLQGNNINPRDIKLLQQASLHTVESVTYATRRQLLNIKGLGESKVDHIMKEAQKLVPLSFTSARTFHQMRSEVVMLTTGSKELDKLLGGGIETGSITEIFGEFRCGKTQICHTLAVTCQLPISQNGGEGKALYIDTEGTFRPERLSAIAQRYHMEEADVLDNVACARAHNTDQQTKLVQMAAGMMFESRYALIIVDSAMALYRSEYVGRGELAARQNHLGLFLRMLQRLADEFGVAVVITNQVTAQVDGGASMFQADAKKPIGGHIMAHASTTRLYLRKGKGDARICKIYDSPCLPESEAMFAILPEGIGDVKEND